One genomic segment of Ricinus communis isolate WT05 ecotype wild-type chromosome 5, ASM1957865v1, whole genome shotgun sequence includes these proteins:
- the LOC8276042 gene encoding galactose mutarotase — MAEFCVLVWLSILLAFGFINGSLAEEKIGVYELKKGNITLKLTNYGARVISVYLPDKYGKVDDVVLGYDSIDEYLNDTSSFGATVGRVANRIAGAQFTLNGTTYKLVPNEGKNMLHGGRKGFSKVVWKVKKYKQAGHTPHITLTYRSFDGEEGFPGNLRVTLAYTLLENNQLSITMKAKAQKKSTPVNLANHAYWNLGGQSSGDILSQEIQIFASRYTPLDSQLIPTGQIVSVKATPYDFLNPATIGSKINQLPKGYDINYALDASAHNKMKKTAIVHDKKTGRVMELFTNQPGLQFYTSNTLEKKGKGGFVYKPHAALCLETQGYPDAVNHPNFPSVIVNPGKSYKHYMLFKFSTS; from the exons atggcagaATTCTGTGTTCTAGTGTGGCTTAGCATTCTTTTGGCTTTTGGGTTCATCAATGGCTCTTTGGCAGAGGAGAAGATTGGTGTATATGAGCTGAAGAAAGGAAATATCACTTTAAAGCTCACCAACTATGGTGCCCGTGTTATCTCTGTATATCTCCCTGATAAATATG GAAAGGTGGATGATGTTGTTCTTGGTTATGATTCTATTGATGAGTACCTG AATGACACATCAAGCTTTGGAGCCACTGTTGGAAGGGTTGCTAATAGAATTGCTGGTGCTCAATTTACTTTGAATGGAACCACCTATAAACTTGTTCCTAATGAAGGGAAGAACATGCTTCATG GTGGCCGTAAAGGATTCAGCAAAGTTGTTTGGAAAGTTAAGAAATATAAGCAAGCTGGCCATACTCCTCACATTACCCTTACCTATCGCAGCTTTGATGGCGAAGAAG GATTCCCTGGTAATCTTCGTGTCACTCTAGCTTACACGCTGCTTGAGAACAACCAATTGAGTATAACAATGAAAGCAAAAGCTCAAAAGAAGTCTACCCCTGTGAACCTTGCTAACCATGCCTACTGGAACCTTGGCGGCCAGAGCAGTGGCGACATTTTATCCCAAGAAATCCAAATATTTGCGTCCCGGTACACTCCACTTGACAGCCAGCTTATTCCCACAGGCCAGATTGTATCAGTCAAAGCAACACCTTACGATTTCCTTAACCCCGCAACAATTGGTAGCAAGATCAACCAACTCCCGAAAGGCTACGATATCAATTACGCACTCGACGCCAGCGCCCACAACAAGATGAAGAAGACAGCGATTGTGCATGATAAGAAGACTGGAAGAGTAATGGAGTTGTTTACGAATCAACCTGGACTGCAATTCTATACAAGCAACACATTGGAGAAGAAGGGCAAAGGTGGATTTGTGTATAAACCTCATGCAGCTTTGTGCTTGGAGACTCAGGGTTATCCTGATGCAGTGAATCATCCTAATTTCCCTTCCGTGATTGTCAATCCAGGGAAATCTTACAAGCATTACATGCTCTTTAAGTTTTCAACTTCTTag
- the LOC8276041 gene encoding galactose mutarotase yields the protein MGKISFLFCFCILVAFGFANGAEEKVEFYELKKGNISMKLTNWGASIVSFVIPDKTGKPIDVVLGYDTIKEYQTDSTYFGAVVGRVANRIGGAEFKLNGKTYKLPANDGKNMLHGGAKGYSDVVWKVTKYKNSGNAPFIVFTHRSSDGEEGFPGALRVVVTYTLLADGQLSVFMKAKGLDDKVSPVSLAQHTYWNLAGHNSGNILEAKVRIFGQFYTAVDENLVPTGQLLYARGTAYDFTEPELKPVGKRIDLLPKGYDINYVLDDFEPNKIRQVAIVEDVKSGVRMELATDAPGLQFYTGNMINNVKGKGGVVYQAHAGLCLETQWYPDFVNHPAFPQSLVQQGKVYKHHMLFNFTTI from the exons atgggAAAGATATCTTTTCTGTTTTGCTTTTGCATTTTGGTAGCCTTTGGATTTGCCAATGGCGCTGAAGAAAAGGTTGAATTTTATGAACTTAAGAAGGGAAACATTTCCATGAAGCTCACTAACTGGGGTGCATCTATTGTCTCTTTTGTTATTCCTGATAAAACTG GAAAGCCAATTGATGTTGTTCTCGGTTATGATACCATCAAGGAGTACCAA ACCGACTCGACATATTTTGGAGCAGTCGTGGGACGTGTTGCCAATAGAATTGGAGGTGCTGAATTTAAGCTAAATGGAAAAACATATAAACTACCAGCCAACGATGGCAAAAACATGCTTCATGGTGGCGCTAAAGGATATTCTGATGTTGTCTGGAAAGTCACCAAGTACAAGAACAGTGGAAATGCTCCTTTCATTGTCTTTACCCATCGCAGCTCTGATGGTGAAGAAG GATTCCCCGGTGCACTTCGAGTAGTTGTCACTTACACACTTCTTGCAGATGGTCAATTGAGCGTTTTCATGAAAGCAAAAGGTCTTGATGATAAGGTATCTCCAGTCAGTCTGGCCCAACATACTTACTGGAACTTAGCTGGTCACAACAGTGGGAATATCTTGGAAGCAAAGGTTCGGATTTTCGGACAATTTTACACCGCGGTTGATGAGAACCTGGTCCCAACCGGTCAACTTCTGTATGCAAGAGGAACTGCATATGATTTCACTGAACCTGAACTTAAGCCTGTCGGGAAAAGGATTGACCTGCTTCCTAAAGGTTATGATATTAACTATGTTCTCGATGATTTTGAGCCCAACAAGATAAGGCAGGTAGCAATAGTAGAGGATGTCAAGTCAGGAGTGAGAATGGAGTTGGCTACAGATGCTCCTGGCTTGCAATTCTACACTGGTAACATGATCAACAATGTCAAGGGAAAAGGTGGCGTTGTGTACCAAGCTCATGCAGGTTTATGCTTGGAGACTCAATGGTACCCTGATTTTGTTAACCACCCTGCGTTCCCTCAATCCCTGGTGCAGCAAGGAAAGGTTTACAAGCATCACATGCTGTTCAATTTCACAACCATTTGA